The Trichosurus vulpecula isolate mTriVul1 chromosome 4, mTriVul1.pri, whole genome shotgun sequence genome contains a region encoding:
- the LOC118845361 gene encoding cAMP-dependent protein kinase inhibitor gamma-like: MMEVESSYTDFISRDRTGCRNAVPDIQDDSAAVSMRKLMGTMGELALGGARQAEISTSDKEAGTRPEGNEGTTTS; this comes from the coding sequence ATGATGGAGGTTGAATCCTCATACACAGACTTCATCTCCCGTGACAGAACAGGCTGCAGGAATGCCGTCCCTGACATCCAGGATGACTCGGCAGCAGTGAGCATGAGGAAGCTGATGGGGACCATGGGGGAGCTGGCACTCGGAGGCGCAAGGCAGGCAGAGATAAGCACCTCGGACAAGGAAGCCGGCACGAGGCCTGAGGGAAATGAGGGCACTACCACATCCTGA